The Sesamum indicum cultivar Zhongzhi No. 13 linkage group LG1, S_indicum_v1.0, whole genome shotgun sequence genome includes a window with the following:
- the LOC105157444 gene encoding ribosomal RNA processing protein 36 homolog → MKKPEPATATSSKIRFDDSDDHELSSEDEGEIERELAEVTFEELQRARSDGSEMVYRKQNMEKKGSRANKNRPMEMSSKKPVSRFREVIQVPKKVVRDPRFESLCGNLDVDGFKKRYNFLYENILPAEKEELKKQMKKAKDPEAIKELKYRMARVDKELKSAVTKRTEKDILAEHKKKEREAAKKGKQPYYLKKSELRKQKLVEKYKELKDSGKLEAFIERKRRKNAAKDHRYMPYRRPAEEGSQ, encoded by the exons ATGAAGAAACCCGAGCCTGCTACTGCAACTTCAAGTAAAATTAGATTTGACGATAGTGATGACCATGAGTTGTCGTCTGAGGAT GAGGGTGAAATAGAGCGGGAGCTCGCCGAGGTAACGTTTGAGGAGTTGCAGAGAGCAAGGTCTGATGGCTCTGAAATGGTTTATAGGAAGCAGAACATGGAGAAGAAAGGCAGTCGAGCGAATAAGAATAG GCCAATGGAGATGAGTAGCAAGAAGCCTGTCAGCAGATTCAGAGAAGTTATTCAAGTGCCTAAAAAG GTGGTACGGGATCCTCGTTTTGAATCATTATGTGGCAATCTTGATGTGGACGG GTTCAAGAAGAGATATAACTTTCTTTATGAGAATATACTTCCAGCTGAAAAAGAG GAACTAAAGAAACAGATGAAGAAAGCAAAAGATCCAGAAGCCATAAAGGAATTAAAGTATCGAATGGCCCGGGTT GATAAAGAATTGAAGTCCGCAGTAACAAAGCGCACTGAGAAGGATATATTGGCTGAGCATaagaagaaagagagggaAGCTGCAAAGAAAGGCAAACAACCTTATTATCTGAAAAAAT CGGAACTTCGGAAGCAAAAGCTTGTTGAGAAGTACAAGGAACTCAAG GATTCTGGCAAACTTGAGGCTTTTattgagagaaagagaaggaagaaTGCTGCAAAGGACCACAGATACATGCCATATCGACGCCCTGCTGAAGAAGGAAGCCAATAG